From the genome of Ktedonobacterales bacterium:
GGGAGCTATCGCCATTACTATGAACCCCACCTACCGCCCGCCAGAAATCCGGCATATCTTCACCGATGCGCAGGTCGCTGCGGCGGTCGTGTGGTCTGATGTTCTGCCTCTGGTCCAGCAAGCCATAGGTGAAGACGCCTATCCCCGTCTGCTCATCTCTGTATCCCTGCCCACCAGTGAAGGGGATACCGCTGCCCCATCAAGCGCGCCAGCAGGGGCCGCCCATGTTGAAACGATCGGCTTTGAGCAATTTCTAGGAGAGGCCGCTGCTGCCATTGCCACAGGCAAAGCGCCAGAACCAATTGCCGAACCAACCCCGGATGATGTGGCTGTCATCCTCTATACCTCCGGTACCACCGGCAGGCCCAAGGGAGCGATGCTCACCCACCGCAACCTGCTCTCCAACGCCCAGGCCATCATCCAATTAGCAGACCTGACCCCCAATGATGTATTGATGAGCGTGCTGCCCCTCTTTCACGTTTTTGGCTCAACGGTCTGTATGGTTGCCCCATTGCTGGCTGGCGCGCCGATTGTCCTCGTGCCTAGATTCGACCCAAGACGCTTATTACCAACCATCCAGCAGCACAAAGTCACTATCCTGGCCGGAGTCCCATCTATGTATGCGCTCCTGCTCAGAACACCATTGGCGACACAGGATATTTCCTCTTTACGGCTCTGCGTTTCTGGTGGCGCAGCACTACCAGGCGAAATCCTGCGTGCCTTCAAGGACAAGTTTGGCATTCCACTCATTGAAGGCTATGGCCTCACTGAATCGTCACCCGCAGCCGTCTTCAACCCGCCCAGGGGTGTCCAGAAAGCAGGCTCCATTGGGCTGCCTATCCCTGGCGTTGAAGTCCAGGTCCACGACACCAGAGACCAGCCGCTTCCTGCCGGGCAGATTGGAGAGATCGCCATTCGCGGTCCAAACGTCATGAAGGGTTATTACAATTTACCAGAGGCCACCGCGCAAACTATTCGCAGCGGCTGGTTGTATACCGGCGACCTTGGCTATCAGGATGAAGACGGCTATTTCTTCATCGTTGACCGCGCCAAGGACGTCATCATCAAAGGCGGCCTGAACGTCTATCCGCGTGAGTTAGAAGAGGTCTTGATGGCTCATCCCAATATTGCCGAAGCGGCGGTTGTGGGCATTGGTGATGCCGTGAAAGGCGAATCCATCAAAGCCTGCGTCACGCCACGCGAAGGGCAAGAACTGACGCGGGAAGAAGTCATCGAATACATGCGCGAACGAGTCGCGCCCTTCAAAGTCCCCAACCTCGTCGAATTTTACACACTGCCAGCAGGACTCCCCAAAAATGCCACCGGGAAAGTGCTGAAGACCGAACTGCGCCAGGGGAAATAAGGATTTGGACCTGCTCCTCCAGAAACTCCAGCAGTTTTTTCGGGAGCGATCTATCGAATGCTATCTGGTAGGGGGGTCTCTGCGTGATCTGCTGCTCGGCCAGCAGCCTCAAGACCTTGATCTTGCGGTACGCGGCAATCCAGAGCCGGTCGCCCGCGCGCTGGCCGATGAACTCAAAGGGCGCTATATTGCCCTGGGTCTGGAAAAAGGCGTAAAGCGTGTTATCCTCCATAAGAAACCGTACAGCAGGTTCATCATTGATATTGCGCCCCTGCATGGCGAACAGATTGCCGATGACCTCTCTCAGCGCGACTTCACCATCAATGCCCTGGCGCTCTCCCTGGAAGAAGCCGCTGCGCTAACGACATTACCCACCCAGCAGCAGAAACCCGCGCCCCTCATTGACCCATTCAATGGATGGCGCGATCTTCACGCCAGCACATTACGGGCAGTGCAGCCGGGCGTTTTCCAACATGACCCGCTACGTCTGCTGCGCGCTATTCGTTTAAGCGCCAGACGCCAGCTATCCATCGAGCCATCTACCGCCAGCCTCCTCCACCGCGACGCGCCGCTGCTCATCCGAGTGACTCCTGCGCGTATCCGCGACGAACTCCTTCAGATGACGAGCTTGCCCAACGTCGCAGAAGCTATTCGTATGCTGGCTGCATATCAATTGTTCCCTGCAATCTTTCCTGCCTTCTATGACTCAGGCAACCAGGTTGATTGTTCCAAGAACTGGAGTCCAGACCGAAGCGCCTGGTCAACACTAACCTGCATGGCAAAGCTAATATCCGCATCGCAAGGAGAGGCCGCTTCACTGACACAGATAGAGCAGCAGATACTTGCTCCTCTCCTTCGGTTGAGCAACAGGCCGGCCTTCAAGAAGCGTTGGAAAAAATCTCCAGGTGGAGCGCATCCCCGCTCAGTCCTACATCTTCAAGCAGCATTGCTATCCGCTCTCCTCCAGGCAGGAGGAACGCCAACATCTCACCTGGAAGGAAACACAGCAAGCCCCCACCCACCAGAGCAGCTACGGTTGATCGCGGCTGCATTAAAACGACTGACTATGGGGCGGCGAGCCACTGCTTTTATCGTTTTCTTGCTTCAGGAAGGCTTATCTCCCTGGAAGGTGGAGCCTCGGCCCCAGGCTGGGAGCAGCGAACCCTGGATAGCGGCCCGACATTATTTTGAGCGATTCGGCGAGCGAGGGGTAGACCTCGCCTGCTTCTGCCTCGCGCTTCAGATGAGCGCCCCCCAGCAGGAGCCTCCAGATGGCGGCTGGCTGGCGCAGGTTCAAATACTTACTGACCTCATCGAAGCTTACCATTATGAGCGCGATTCCATCATTCCCCCTTCCCTCATTGACGGGCAAACGATCATAACGCGCCTGGACTTCATGAAGGGGGCAGCCATAGGAGCCTTACTGGCACAAGCGCGTAAAGCTCAGCTTGATGGGATCATTCAGACCAGAGCAGAGGCATTACAATTCATTGCGGATCATGCTTCTTCTTCCAGAGGAAGCGTACAGCAGGAAGTATCTGGCATCGGCCAGAACAAGAACTCGGCGCTAAAACAGTCGAGCGAGTGAGCAGAGAGTACTTTATGGCCCTGGCCTGCTCACTCGCCCGATTGTCATACCGACACGGCTAGATGATTTGACTGCGCTGCTGGGCAAGATACGTATGTTGCTCAGAGAGCGGTATCGCTCTTCCCCTGTAGGAGTCGAAAGACGCTGGCATCTGCTGCCAGGAGCGCGCGCCTGATTCGACTGCCCAGCCCAACGAAAGATTCGGCAATGTTCTGGTAATAATCCGATTGGCCGATCTTACCCCAGGAACGAACCGCCGCATCCGTCCACCAAGCAAGAGGGCAAAACTCGCCAGGATCGCCCCATTGCGCAGCACAAGCGCCAGAATCCCAACCCACTGCCCTGCCAGCAATTGCGGCCAGACCACCGTCTCCAACTGGCCCAGCAGCAGCGCCCCCAGCAGCGTCAAGACAAAGATAGACTGGCGTCGGCCCTCGAAGCGAACCATCGCCGCCAGCGGCAGAATCGCCAACAGATAATGACCTGGCAGCGCCCGAAACGTAATCATAAAGGCAAGCATCACCAGCAGCGTAGTCCTGACCAGCGCAGTATCACGCTCTTCAGGCCGCGCCTTGATGGAACGGTAAAACCGCCAGTAGAGCCAGCCGATGAGAATAACTCCCAAAGGAACGGCAAGCGTATCTACCAGCGAATTAAGCGGAGAAAGAATATCCCGCGAAAGGTCGGCTGGATTCGCGTAGCTT
Proteins encoded in this window:
- a CDS encoding long-chain fatty acid--CoA ligase — translated: MQSPTSGTRLSLGTTFLGVARSRAQEIALFFEGHPISYGDLARQSEGFAAALRLRGIQPGDRVAILLPNFPHFLPAYFGTMRAGAIAITMNPTYRPPEIRHIFTDAQVAAAVVWSDVLPLVQQAIGEDAYPRLLISVSLPTSEGDTAAPSSAPAGAAHVETIGFEQFLGEAAAAIATGKAPEPIAEPTPDDVAVILYTSGTTGRPKGAMLTHRNLLSNAQAIIQLADLTPNDVLMSVLPLFHVFGSTVCMVAPLLAGAPIVLVPRFDPRRLLPTIQQHKVTILAGVPSMYALLLRTPLATQDISSLRLCVSGGAALPGEILRAFKDKFGIPLIEGYGLTESSPAAVFNPPRGVQKAGSIGLPIPGVEVQVHDTRDQPLPAGQIGEIAIRGPNVMKGYYNLPEATAQTIRSGWLYTGDLGYQDEDGYFFIVDRAKDVIIKGGLNVYPRELEEVLMAHPNIAEAAVVGIGDAVKGESIKACVTPREGQELTREEVIEYMRERVAPFKVPNLVEFYTLPAGLPKNATGKVLKTELRQGK